The Candidatus Woesearchaeota archaeon genome segment GTCCACGCCGTCAACCAGTCGTTTGAGCATTTCAACTGCGTATTTTTTCCTGAGGGTTACCTTGCATCCTATAGGGAGCTTTGGCCTGAGTCCCCATGTCGGGATTCTCTTGTTTGTTATTGTCTTTATCGGCTTCTTTCCCGATATCTGAGCCATGAGCTTTATTCCCTTCTCCAGCTTTTCGGGGCTTTTTCCGGCTCCGATGTTGAGGGTTACCTTCTCTATCCTTATGTTTTTCATGGTATTTGCCATTTTTAATTCCTTATTGTGATTTTTATTCCTGCTTAATTGCTATTTCCGAGTTTTTTCCTTCGCCTATTACAAATGCATATTCCTTCAAGGTCTCGTATTCCTTGTCATTTGTCTTAAGGATTATCTTTGTCGGCTCTATTGACTGCTCTCCGACTATAACCTGTATTATCCCATAGTCGCCTGTGTGCTTTCCCTCGGTTATCATCACGAATGAGTTTTTCTCAATCTTCAGGTGCTTCATTATCTGGACTTCTGGAATTTTGATTATCAGGGTGTCTCCGACGTTGTAATCCTTCTTGTCAGTGAGGATGTTTTTTCCGTCGTGCAGTGTTATCTGTATCCTGTTCCCCGAAAACATCTGCTTCCTTATTATCTTGCACGGCTTTATTGAAGCCTCATTTTCTGATATTGGTGAAAGGCAAATCTTCCCTTTTTTGTTGAGAAGAACACGGTATATCTCCCCGGTTTTGTTGTTCTTCATTACATCCATCAGCCCGGCTGAGAATTTGGGGTCTTTTCTCACTTTTCCGTCGATTGAAATGTAGCCGGAATTAAGAACTGTCTTTGCCTCTTTTGCAGTATTCGCCCAATTCAGCACTTCAGTTATTATTGAGTTGAGTGCAAGCCCCCTTTTCATTGAGTGGGGTCCTGGATTTGGGATTGTTACATACTTTGAGCCTTTCCTGCTTAGGGGCCATGTGTTAGGCATGGCGAGCCTTTTAAGTCGCTTACTCATTTTTTCTCTCCAATATCTCTTTCCTCTTCTTGTCGCTGAGGTTAAGCTCGGTTATCATTACCTTTGAGGCGTCAAGTGCAACCCTTGCCTTTGTGCCGTCCTTCTTTGTGAATTCTGCTCCGGTAACATATATCCTTGATTTTCTTATGCTGACTTCTTCGACAGAGCCGTTTTTTTCATTGAACTTTCCCCTTGTTATCTTGACTTTGTCGCCCTTTCTTACAATTATGTTTCTCTTGCCGTATTTTTTCCTGAGCTCTTTTGAGAGCGGGGATGAGAGGAACCTTCTCTTTATGTGAAGTGGCGCATTATGCCTGAACTTCCTCTGTTTTCTTGCCTTTATGCTTGAATTCCAGTTAGCTGAAAATTTTGATCTCATGTTTTTTTCCCTTGTTTTTTTGTGATTATACAATTATGTTGGCTATCTTTGCTACAGCCGGCCATCTCTCGCACACTTCCTTTGCGATTGCACCCTTGAAGATTGTGCCTTTTGGGTTTCCCTTGTCATCCTTAAGGACGACTGCTGCATTGTCCTCAAACTGGACTCTTTCCCCGCTTGGCGCTTTGCTTTCTCTGCCTCTTCCTCTGCCTCAACTGCCTTGATGTCCTCTTCTATCTCGTGCCCTATTTTTTCAACAACGACAAAGTTCTTTATCTTGCTGATGGGCCTCGTTTCCATTATCTTTACGAGATCGCCCTTCTTTGCATCTATGCATTCGGGGTTGTGAGCGTAAATCCTTGTCTCTTTCTTTCCGTATCTCTCATACTTTGTGATGTATGTAAGCCTCTTTATCCTGACTGTGACTGTCTTCTGCGCCTTGCTGGAAAGGACTGTCCCCTTGAATATCCTTCCGTGGAGCTTTATCTCTCCGTGGAAAGGGCAGTGTCTGTCATTGCACTCCTTCTCTGGAGCTTTCACGTCGATTCCGATGTTTCTTGTCTTGTTATCCATGATTATTGCCTTCTTGGAATTTTGAAAGGATCACTTTTTCTTTATTGAAATTCTTTCCTCTGCTTTTTTTGCGATGTCTTTTCCGTCAATCGTTGCCTTTTTTCCCTCAAATTCAAATGCGATGATGCATTCGCTCTTGATTATCTTCTTTTCGCCCTTTGGAGTTTCTATGAAAAGCATATTTTTTGTTTCGTCTGTGACTTTCCCGAAAATCCCAATGAGAGATTTGTTTTTTGCGCTCTCAACTGTTATTTCCCTTCCTATGAGCTCGGTTTTAAGCGCGTCTCCCATTTTTCTTATCTGACTTCTATCCTTGATTCGGGAAAGCCAAACTCCTTCAGGACATCCCTGACCTTGTGCCGATGGTCGCCCTGAAGCTCTATCCTTGCGTCTTTGACTGTTCCGCCGCACGCAAGCTCTGTTTTCAGCTTCTTGATGAGCTTTTTGATGTCAATCTCCTTCTCATCAATCCCGCTTATTACAGTGTAGTTCTTGCCGAACTTTTTGTT includes the following:
- a CDS encoding 30S ribosomal protein S4e, whose translation is MSKRLKRLAMPNTWPLSRKGSKYVTIPNPGPHSMKRGLALNSIITEVLNWANTAKEAKTVLNSGYISIDGKVRKDPKFSAGLMDVMKNNKTGEIYRVLLNKKGKICLSPISENEASIKPCKIIRKQMFSGNRIQITLHDGKNILTDKKDYNVGDTLIIKIPEVQIMKHLKIEKNSFVMITEGKHTGDYGIIQVIVGEQSIEPTKIILKTNDKEYETLKEYAFVIGEGKNSEIAIKQE
- the rplX gene encoding 50S ribosomal protein L24, which encodes MRSKFSANWNSSIKARKQRKFRHNAPLHIKRRFLSSPLSKELRKKYGKRNIIVRKGDKVKITRGKFNEKNGSVEEVSIRKSRIYVTGAEFTKKDGTKARVALDASKVMITELNLSDKKRKEILERKNE
- a CDS encoding ribonuclease P protein subunit — protein: MGDALKTELIGREITVESAKNKSLIGIFGKVTDETKNMLFIETPKGEKKIIKSECIIAFEFEGKKATIDGKDIAKKAEERISIKKK
- the yciH gene encoding stress response translation initiation inhibitor YciH; this encodes MNICPVCGLPKELCVCETIAKETQRIKVCLENKKFGKNYTVISGIDEKEIDIKKLIKKLKTELACGGTVKDARIELQGDHRHKVRDVLKEFGFPESRIEVR